One part of the Terrimicrobium sacchariphilum genome encodes these proteins:
- the gnd gene encoding phosphogluconate dehydrogenase (NAD(+)-dependent, decarboxylating), translating into MQLGMIGLGRMGANMVRRLLKNGHECVVYDTNPDSVAALVAEGAIGTTSIEEFARKLKAPRNAWIMVPAGITDKVVGELASHMQSDDTIIDGGNSYFRDDRRRSERLRHDGIHYLDVGTSGGVWGLERGYCMMIGGDKVAVDRLDPIFKSLAPGIGDVERTPGREKLGGTAEYGYLHCGPSGAGHFVKMIHNGIEYGIMAAFGEGFDILANANASLKKGAADAETAPVGDDYVYDINLADVSEVWRRGSVISSWLLDLAAAAFAENPTLENFSGRVSDSGEGRWTIMAAIEEAVDCDVLSAALFARFRSRKEHTMAEKVCSAMRYQFGGHLEKPIT; encoded by the coding sequence ATGCAACTCGGAATGATCGGCCTCGGCAGGATGGGTGCGAACATGGTTCGCCGCCTTCTCAAGAACGGACATGAATGCGTCGTTTACGACACAAACCCCGACTCGGTCGCCGCGTTGGTCGCAGAGGGAGCGATCGGCACGACTTCGATTGAGGAGTTTGCACGCAAGCTGAAAGCACCCCGCAACGCCTGGATCATGGTTCCCGCAGGCATCACAGACAAGGTTGTCGGCGAACTCGCCTCTCACATGCAGTCGGATGATACGATCATCGATGGCGGCAACTCGTATTTCCGCGACGACCGTCGCCGCAGCGAGCGTCTGCGTCACGATGGCATCCACTACCTCGACGTCGGCACCAGCGGCGGCGTGTGGGGCCTCGAGCGCGGTTATTGCATGATGATCGGAGGTGACAAGGTCGCCGTGGATCGCCTCGATCCCATTTTCAAATCCCTCGCCCCCGGCATCGGCGACGTGGAGCGTACTCCCGGCCGCGAAAAGCTCGGCGGCACAGCCGAGTATGGCTACCTGCATTGCGGCCCCTCGGGAGCTGGTCACTTCGTCAAGATGATCCACAACGGCATCGAGTACGGAATCATGGCCGCTTTCGGTGAAGGCTTCGACATTCTTGCCAATGCCAATGCGAGCCTGAAGAAAGGCGCGGCCGATGCTGAGACGGCCCCGGTCGGCGACGATTATGTGTACGACATCAATCTTGCGGATGTTTCCGAGGTTTGGCGTCGCGGCAGCGTGATCAGTTCCTGGTTGCTCGATCTGGCCGCCGCCGCATTTGCGGAAAATCCGACGCTGGAAAACTTCTCCGGTCGTGTATCCGACTCCGGCGAGGGCCGATGGACGATCATGGCTGCCATCGAGGAAGCGGTGGATTGCGACGTGCTCAGCGCCGCGCTGTTTGCCCGCTTCCGTTCCCGCAAGGAGCACACGATGGCCGAAAAGGTTTGTTCCGCAATGCGCTACCAGTTCGGCGGCCACCTCGAAAAGCCCATCACATAA